CACTATTCCTGGCGCTGGTCGCCGTGGGTGTGCATACCGTAGCGATGCTGGCGGTCACCGGCGTGATCGCCTCGCTGGTTTGCCGCGGGTTCGATGTCCGCGGCCGTTTGTTTCATTGACACGTTACGCAGTGGAATGCTGTCCAGGCAATTTTTCCGGCATGGCTCCATGTCGGTCAGGAGTTGATGTTGAAAATGCATCGGACTTGTGTCTGTGCCAGGCTTGCCAAGGCCTGAGCGAAAATACAGCCAGTACGAAACAGGCGGCTGTCCGAGAGAATCCTTGCCGTTACGCTATAATCCAAGCGCCATGCGACCTGCTTTTTTGCATCGATCTCGGCTGCGGCCGAATAATCGTTTCTTGCGAGGTCGATGCTTACAAATTTCAACTTGCCCCGTCGTTTGTGACAATTTTCTATCCATGAATCCTCATACCTGGTTTACCTTTTTTGCCGCCTGCTGGCTGATTGCCATTTCTCCAGGGTCCGGCGCAGTGTTGTCCATGTCGCATGGTCTGTCATATGGCGTAAAGAAAACGTCGGCTACCATCGCTGGCCTGCAAATAGGATTGTTGCTGATCTTGTTTGTTGCCGGTGCCGGAGTCGGCTCCATTTTGTTGGCGTCGGAAACCATGTTCACCGTGGTCAAGACGGTTGGTGCCCTGTACCTGATCTATCTGGGATTGAGCCAGTGGCGTGCAAAGGTTGACACGTGTGCTTTGCAGCGTCCGGAGCCAACGGTGCGCGCAACGCCGCCCAGCGTGCGCAAGCGCATGCTGTTGGGATTCATGACCAATGCAACCAACCCGAAAGGGATCATCTTCATGGTGGCGGTGCTGCCGCAGTTCATCAGCGCCGATGGCCCCTTGCTGCCGCAGTTAATGATACTGGCGATGACCATGTGCACGGTGGATCTGATGGTGATGCACGGCTACGCCTTTGCCGCGTCGACGATGCAAGGCTATTTTCGCGATGCGCGCGCAGTGAAGAAGCAGAATCGGTTTTTCGGCGGCGTATTGATGGCGGTCGGCACTGCATTGTTTTTTGTTAAGCGTGGCGCGTAGGTCTGGCATTGCATTATTGGTGAAAATATATTCCTTTGTGGAAATGGCGGCTCCGATATCGTCGTCAGCGGGAAGTGGCCGGGAGTCTAATTCCTGAGATGGAGATAGGAGTGAATGGTGGAGCGGATGAGGATCGAACTCACGACCTCTGCATTGCGAACGCAGCGCTCTCCCAGCTGAGCTACCGCCCCGAACGTTCATCATAGTCCGGAGTGCCGGACCATGCTGGCAGACCTTCAAGCCTTGCTTTCGTCTACGGTCGCTGCCGTCGATGCGATTGATCTGTAGGATTC
This DNA window, taken from Collimonas arenae, encodes the following:
- a CDS encoding LysE family translocator yields the protein MNPHTWFTFFAACWLIAISPGSGAVLSMSHGLSYGVKKTSATIAGLQIGLLLILFVAGAGVGSILLASETMFTVVKTVGALYLIYLGLSQWRAKVDTCALQRPEPTVRATPPSVRKRMLLGFMTNATNPKGIIFMVAVLPQFISADGPLLPQLMILAMTMCTVDLMVMHGYAFAASTMQGYFRDARAVKKQNRFFGGVLMAVGTALFFVKRGA